One part of the Oncorhynchus kisutch isolate 150728-3 linkage group LG22, Okis_V2, whole genome shotgun sequence genome encodes these proteins:
- the LOC109867820 gene encoding ras-related protein Rab-19-like, translating to MEKKRGSLTSRTVDSSSLHFISSRGQCMAPETLDLARKTTIPKMQWCRWAGNWKSHLPGKSSGPEQDDSFDFLFKIILVGDSDVGKTCVVQSFKSGVFMEKQQNTIGVDFTVRTMDIDGRKVKLQVWDTAGQERFRTITQSYYRSAHGAIVAYDITRRPTFESVTHWIQEVEQYGAASVVLILIGNKSDLQSERQVLFEDACTLAEGKGALAALETSAKEAQNVEAAFVLMARELMVRNGLTITDEHSQASPHFPNSHPIHGSDSTDRKSCC from the exons atggaaaaaaagAGGGGGTCTCTGACTTCCAGAACAGTAGACTCTTCATCACTTCACTTTATCTCCTCGCGAGGTCAATGTATGGCGCCTGAG ACCCTGGACCTTGCCCGGAAAACTACAATTCCCAAGATGCAGTGGTGCAGGTGGGCAGGCAACTGGAAATCACACCTGCCAGGAAAG TCCTCTGGGCCGGAGCAGGACGACTCCTTCGACTTCCTCTTTAAGATCATCCTGGTGGGAGACTCGGACGTGGGGAAGACCTGCGTGGTCCAGAGCTTTAAGTCTGGTGTCTTCATGGAGAAACAACAAAACACTATCGGGGTGGACTTCACCGTACGCACCATGGACATTGATGGCAGGAAGGTCAAG CTGCAGGTGTGGGACACGGCTGGACAGGAGCGTTTCCGCACAATCACCCAGAGCTATTACCGCAGTGCCCATGGCGCTATAGTGGCCTATGACATCACACGGCGTCCAACGTTTGAATCTGTGACACACTGGATCCAGGAAGTAGAGCAGTACGGGGCTGCTAGCGTTGTTCTCATCCTCATTG GGAACAAGTCGGATCTGCAGTCGGAGAGACAAGTGCTGTTTGAGGATGCCTGTACTCTGGCTGAAGGGAAGGGTGCGCTGGCCGCCTTGGAAACCTCAGCCAAGGAGGCCCAGAATGTGGAGGCAGCCTTCGTGCTAATGGCCCGGGAGCTGATGGTTAGGAACGGCCTGACCATCACAGACGAACACTCACAGGCCTCCCCACACTTCCCAAACTCCCATCCTATCCATGGCTCCGATTCCACGGACAGGAAATCATGTTGTTGA
- the ccdc34 gene encoding coiled-coil domain-containing protein 34 gives MSSFPASTSKSFSSTPLKTYQDSGRELHRSKSVDYDSTGDSTYSLLSPIYHDSYESDEDLAAAHHVHQIDTSATQSDDARPLSPIRDDPQQKPAERRAVTEAEDPEACLSAWERWLVCKAKEERLRIEKKAEEERLLRERNEEQEREQRKKKMVVEEKIQEWLQMKKEQEKQEKLLKESKEQKEMQRQQQKQREIEQKAEEKYREWLRRKNLEKMESERRAKEEAASREAQERERRQRAEENFKEWLRAQDKSRPGPNAPGCPRGGYDNVTYPSPSFYNPIPWKPIHVPPPEKTPVKKTSHRKRPSQPKYQNSPSIPFRLRDTVSSAARLQRR, from the exons ATGTCAAGCTTTCCTGCCTCTACCTCCAAGAGTTTCAGCTCGACTCCTCTGAAGACTTACCAGGACAGCGGCAGGGAACTGCACCGATCCAAGAGTGTGGACTATGACTCAACAGGCGACTCCACctactctctgctctcccccaTCTACCATGACAGCTATGAGAGTGATGAGGACCTGGCTGCAGCTCACCACGTACATCAGATAGACACATCAGCCACACAGAGTGATGACGCCAGACCCCTCTCACCCATCAG AGATGATCCACAACAGAAGCCcgcagagaggagagcagtaaCTGAGGCGGAGGATCCAGAGGCATGTCTCTCTGCCTGGGAGAGGTGGCTGGTCTGCAAAGCCAAAGAGGAGAGACTCAGAATAGAAAAGAAAGCAGAAGAG GAGCGCCTACTGAGGGAGAGGaatgaggaacaggagagagagcagcggAAGAAGAAGATGGTGGTGGAGGAGAAGATCCAGGAGTGGCTGCAGATGAAGAAAGAACAG GAGAAGCAGGAGAAATTGCTGAAGGAGAGCAAAGAGCAGAAGGAGatgcagaggcagcagcagaagCAGAGGGAGATTGAACAGAAAGCAGAGGAGAAGTACAGAGAGTGGCTACGGAGGAAGAACCTGGAGAaaatggagagcgagaggagagcgaAG GAGGAGGCAGCCAGCAGAGAGGCTCAGGAGAGAGAgcgcagacagagagcagaggaaaACTTTAAGGAATGGCTTCGTGCCCAGGACAAGAGCCGACCCGGTCCCAATGCACCCGGCTGCCCGCGAG GTGGCTATGACAATGTAACGTACCCATCTCCCAGCTTCTACAACCCAATCCCATGGAAGCCCATCCACGTCCCGCCACCAGAGAAAACACCGGTGAAGAAGACTTCCCACAGGAAACGGCCAAGTCAGCCCAAGTACCAGAACAGCCCCAGCATCCCATTCAGACTCCGAGACACTGTAAGCTCGGCAGCTCGCCTGCAGAGGAGATGA